The Musa acuminata AAA Group cultivar baxijiao chromosome BXJ1-3, Cavendish_Baxijiao_AAA, whole genome shotgun sequence genome window below encodes:
- the LOC135617376 gene encoding uncharacterized protein LOC135617376: MNSYPPFLSSVSGARMGLLDRLWDDTVAGPPPLDELRKYNSFSPSSASAAVVQVVCSIAIVRAPDASLAPPGLWGDWKRLRRKPVPAEEGIQTAQPRFPTVYDWVVISSLDR; encoded by the exons ATGAATTCCTACCCGCCGTTCCTCTCCTCCGTGTCTGGAGCTCGAATGGGCCTTCTCGACCGGCTGTGGGACGACACCGTCGCCGGGCCTCCGCCGCTCGACGAGCTCCGCAAGTACAACTCCTTCTCCCcttcctccgcctccgccgccgttGTACAGGTCGTCTGTAGCATCGCCATCGTCCGCGCCCCCGACGCCTCCCTCGCAC CTCCGGGGCTTTGGGGAGATTGGAAGAGGTTGCGGAGGAAACCGGTGCCGGCGGAGGAGGGAATCCAGACGGCCCAGCCGAGATTCCCCACCGTCTATGACTG GGTGGTGATAAGCTCTCTGGATAGATGA
- the LOC135617369 gene encoding respiratory burst oxidase homolog protein E-like, giving the protein MVRTPSSGGGSSRKSGHRRIADILADDEDSSDESVFNGYGYGYGGGGGGMMPIFLNDQSDLVEVMLELDEESMVVRSVTPTSAAAAAAASAGRDSSGSLSQSSSTSSRIRRKFAWLRSPTSRRTLADMLATDDSSSGPLPAPTAAVLSRDARRIRARLERTRSGAQRALKGLRFISRTTTGAADAAELWRRVEDRFALLAKDGLLSREDFGECIGMVDSKEFAVGIFDALSRRRRQNLERITKEELYEFWLQISDQSFDARLQIFFDMADTNVDGRITREEVQELIGLSASANKLSMLKEQADEYAALIMEELDPENLGYIELWQLEALLLQRDTYMNYSRPLSTASAAGWSQTIAGGPKPSRRRWFSPRRAAARLRLAAQENWQRAWVVSLWLAAMAGLFAWKFTQYRERAAFQVMGYCLPTAKGAAETLKLNMALVLLPVCRNTLTWLRSTRARLFVPFDDNITFHKMIATAIVIGILLHAGNHLTCDFPRLINSSPARYELVARYFGQEKPTYGSLVAGVEGVTGIAMVVLMTISFTLATHRFRKNGARLPFPLNRLSGFNAFWYSHHLLAVVYVLLLVHGYYMFLVQEWYQRTTWMYISVPLLLYVGERNLRAFRSKAYSVKILKVALLPGGVLTVTMSKPHGFRYRSGQYIFLQCPTISPFEWHPFSITSAPGDEYLSVHIRTSGDWTQELKRIFIESYFSPHSMGRASLNESGSSEQTRQPRLFVDGPYGAPAQDFRNYDVLLLVGLGIGATPFISILRDLLNNIKLADELMDLAMETSRSEVSSHSFSFSTSSSSIKKRTYRTSSAHFYWVTREAGSFEWFKGVMNDVAEMDKKGIIEMHNYLTSVYEERDARTTLLTMVQALSHAKHGVDIVSGTRVRTHFARPNWKEVFTKLASEHPGATVGVFYCGTPTLAKELRKLSLETSHKTSTRFHFHKEYF; this is encoded by the exons ATGGTGAGGACGCCGTCGTCGGGCGGCGGGAGCTCCCGGAAGTCCGGCCATCGGCGGATCGCCGACATCCTTGCGGATGATGAGGACTCTAGCGACGAGTCCGTCTTCAACGGGTACGGGTACGGCTACGGCGGTGGGGGAGGCGGAATGATGCCCATTTTCCTTAACGACCAGAGCGATCTGGTGGAGGTGATGCTGGAGCTCGACGAGGAGTCGATGGTTGTCCGGAGCGTCACCCCGAcatccgccgccgccgctgccgcggcGTCGGCGGGGAGGGATTCGTCGGGGAGCCTGAGCCAGAGCTCCTCGACGTCGTCGCGGATCCGGCGCAAGTTCGCGTGGCTCCGGTCGCCGACGTCGCGGCGGACGCTGGCCGACATGCTGGCGACGGACGACTCGTCGTCGGGCCCGCTCCCGGCCCCCACAGCTGCCGTGTTGTCGCGGGACGCCCGGCGGATCCGGGCGCGACTGGAGCGGACGCGGTCGGGGGCGCAGCGGGCACTGAAGGGGCTCCGCTTCATCAGCCGGACGACGACGGGGGCAGCGGACGCGGCGGAGCTGTGGCGGCGGGTGGAGGACCGCTTCGCCTTGCTCGCCAAGGACGGCCTCCTCTCCCGTGAGGACTTCGGCGAATGCATAG GAatggtggactcgaaggagttcGCTGTGGGCATATTCGATGCCCTGTCAAGAAGGCGGCGCCAGAACTTGGAGAGAATTACCAAAGAAGAACTCTACGAATTCTGGCTCCAGATCTCTGATCAAAGCTTCGATGCCCGCCTTCAAATCTTCTTCGACAT GGCGGATACCAATGTGGATGGGAGGATTACGAGAGAGGAAGTACAAGAG CTAATAGGCCTGAGTGCTTCGGCAAACAAGCTGTCCATGCTGAAGGAGCAGGCGGACGAGTACGCGGCTCTCATCATGGAAGAGCTGGACCCCGAAAACCTCGGCTACATCGAG CTATGGCAACTGGAGGCGCTGCTGCTGCAGCGGGACACGTACATGAACTACAGCCGGCCGCTGAGCACGGCGAGCGCGGCGGGGTGGAGCCAGACCATCGCCGGCGGGCCGAAGCCCTCTCGGCGCCGCTGGTTCAGCCCTCGCCGCGCGGCAGCTAGGCTGCGGCTGGCAGCGCAAGAGAACTGGCAGCGGGCGTGGGTGGTGTCGCTGTGGCTGGCGGCCATGGCGGGCTTGTTCGCCTGGAAGTTCACGCAGTACCGGGAGCGGGCCGCGTTCCAGGTGATGGGCTACTGCCTTCCCACCGCCAAGGGCGCGGCGGAGACGCTCAAACTCAACATGGCCCTCGTGCTGCTCCCCGTCTGCCGGAACACTCTCACCTGGCTCCGCTCCACACGGGCCCGGCTTTTCGTCCCCTTCGACGACAACATCACATTCCACAAG ATGATTGCGACTGCCATAGTGATCGGGATCCTTCTACACGCCGGGAATCATCTGACGTGCGATTTCCCGCGGCTGATCAACTCGTCGCCGGCGCGCTACGAGTTGGTGGCCAGATACTTCGGACAGGAGAAACCCACGTACGGGAGCCTGGTGGCTGGGGTGGAAGGGGTGACGGGGATCGCCATGGTGGTGCTGATGACCATCTCCTTCACGCTGGCCACCCACCGGTTCAGGAAGAACGGCGCGAGGCTGCCCTTCCCGCTGAACCGGCTCAGCGGGTTCAACGCCTTCTGGTACTCCCACCACCTGCTCGCCGTCGTCTACGTGCTGCTGCTCGTCCATGGCTACTACATGTTCCTCGTCCAGGAGTGGTACCAGCGGACG ACATGGATGTACATCTCTGTTCCATTGCTGCTCTATGTGGGCGAGCGGAATCTGAGGGCTTTCCGTTCCAAGGCTTACTCTGTCAAGATCTTAAAG GTCGCATTACTACCTGGTGGTGTGCTGACTGTGACCATGTCCAAGCCACATGGATTTCGCTATAGAAGTGGACAATATATATTTTTGCAGTGCCCTACTATCTCCCCATTTGAATG GCATCCTTTCTCCATTACGTCAGCTCCTGGTGATGAGTATCTCAGTGTCCACATTAGAACCAGTGGTGACTGGACCCAGGAGCTTAAGCGCATATTTATAGAGAGTTACTTCTCACCACACTCGATGGGGAGAGCTTCACTTAATGAATCAGGTTCTTCGGAGCAGACAAG GCAGCCTAGATTGTTTGTAGATGGACCCTATGGTGCTCCAGCACAAGACTTCCGGAATTATGATGTTCTTCTGCTGGTCGGGCTTGGTATAGGAGCAACACCTTTCATCAGCATTCTCAGAGACCTACTCAACAACATTAAGTTAGCAGATGAACTGATG GATTTGGCGATGGAAACCAGCAGGTCTGAAGTTAGCAGTCACAGCTTCAGCTTTTCCACATCCAGCAGCAGCATCAAGAAGCGAACGTATAGAACTAGCAGCGCTCATTTCTACTGGGTTACAAGAGAGGCCGGATCCTTTGAATGGTTCAAAGGAGTAATGAATGATGTGGCTGAAATGGACAAGAAG GGCATTATAGAGATGCATAATTATTTGACGAGTGTTTACGAGGAGCGTGATGCAAGGACTACTCTCCTCACAATGGTGCAGGCTCTCAGTCATGCCAAGCATGGTGTTGACATTGTATCAGGCACCCGG GTGAGAACTCACTTTGCAAGACCAAATTGGAAAGAAGTATTTACCAAGTTAGCTTCGGAGCATCCTGGTGCAACAGTAG GTGTATTCTACTGTGGGACACCAACTCTAGCAAAAGAGCTGAGGAAACTGTCGCTGGAGACGAGCCACAAGACTTCGACTCGATTCCATTTCCACAAGGAGTACTTCTAA
- the LOC135635958 gene encoding uncharacterized protein LOC135635958 encodes MDLLEVPLEAVALRLYSLPSYAAGSVWAWAAVLAAALGIWGIRTVGSRSDASPPPPPLNVPALPAERAEPQASAATDRKEFRPIAQPSGCHVKETNAGKAPFTAYYHGASRDGCGVVEDDDESEEGEEAGVPGVGCRATALWDGGRQLDWLTARQRRRPDDLGWYRYQDMTALNGSVVRLWDGGLTARRRPRQKPF; translated from the coding sequence ATGGACCTGCTCGAAGTGCCGCTCGAGGCGGTGGCGCTGCGACTCTACTCCCTCCCCAGCTACGCCGCTGGCTCGGTCTGGGCGTGGGCCGCAGTCCTCGCCGCGGCGCTCGGCATCTGGGGCATCAGGACCGTCGGATCCAGATCCGACGCCTCCCCTCCGCCTCCTCCACTTAACGTTCCCGCCCTCCCTGCCGAGCGGGCCGAACCGCAGGCCTCGGCGGCGACCGATCGGAAGGAATTCCGACCGATCGCGCAGCCGTCCGGATGCCACGTGAAGGAAACGAACGCGGGCAAGGCACCGTTCACGGCGTACTACCACGGCGCCTCCCGCGACGGCTGCGGCGTGGTGGAGGACGACGACGAAAGCGAGGAGGGCGAAGAAGCCGGCGTTCCCGGCGTCGGCTGCCGGGCGACGGCGCTGTGGGATGGAGGCAGGCAGTTGGATTGGTTGACGgcacggcagcggcggcggccggATGACTTGGGATGGTACCGTTACCAGGACATGACGGCGCTTAACGGAAGCGTGGTGAGGTTGTGGGACGGCGGCTTGACGGCGAGGCGACGACCGCGGCAGAAGCCATTTTAG
- the LOC135617388 gene encoding uncharacterized protein LOC135617388, translating into MRSHRRTFSMNQVPTGGYQSSGPQRSNQEVMHELRTRADELESLFAARRPGSSGCRMSSVGGVRLGDDRVDSADEVFDEMPLESSGEPTSGLVEFDGDLLLNMVDNLQYNMKQSLSGSSKGRLYEQYLQMRDAKLRRERGSAKWVRKKEVMMEMEDGLEKISAEIEVLFGDSADRKDSVLLGHHSLRKQRCFSVRSAIEFREQHDMEYLDEQAQYDQHKSLGTVGTRKLLSSKSISSSTSRNLTGLVPRSSRTAHSTFTKQRIQSVYPSAQMTRESPDLRKENMKPLARLGNVPTHSDWRTFDRSKSTAAGIDSYKEERQPRIHHTRNSSVSFGELKELIPRNSDSSSLALSSFPRENNQNTASKKIQISGEPKTFLRRGGGIGPGAGASIAKSRASKIPESQSNGEDDEKLVNQQEYSADMVRNTDEEFGRTNELGSSGDHEYVAQDDGSSAFTPNFDESCSNVDEVPGERDLHIHPSISSVYEASDIDGSVDSPRGNSDTRNTHHLNLMPEADAARVRKKWGGVERLVFATNESDQPLKDIKKVFKKLLRFGSKSKNAEKRLNDSISTSTASEGGDDTEDGSKMGRQSASVVLHEGRIFYEQAPRSLVSFPRFNSRGAEVKA; encoded by the exons ATGAGGTCTCACCGCCGGACCTTCTCCATGAACCAAGTCCCGACGGGAGGGTACCAATCTTCGGGGCCGCAGAGGAGTAACCAAGAGGTGATGCATGAGCTGCGGACCAGGGCCGATGAGTTGGAGAGTCTGTTCGCCGCTCGTCGGCCTGGGTCTTCCGGCTGTCGGATGAGCTCCGTAGGGGGAGTCCGACTCGGGGACGACCGGGTAGATAGCGCGGACGAGGTCTTCGACGAAATGCCGTTGGAGTCTTCGGGAGAGCCTAcgagtggtttggtagagttcgaTGGTGATTTGCTGTTGAATATGGTGGATAATTTGCAGTACAATATGAAACAGAGTCTGTCAGGGAGTTCAAAGGGAAGGCTTTACGAGCAATACTTGCAGATGCGGGACGCGAAGCTGAGGCGAGAGCGGGGATCAGCGAAATGGGTGCGGAAGAAAGAGGTGATGATGGAGATGGAGGATGGCTTAGAGAAAATATCGGCTGAGATAGAGGTCCTATTTGGGGATTCTGCTGACAGAAAGGATTCAGTTCTTCTGGGCCATCACTCCTTGCGAAAGCAGAGGTGTTTCAGTGTTCGTTCTGCAATAGAATTCAGAGAGCAG CATGATATGGAGTATCTTGATGAACAGGCTCAATATGACCAACACAAATCCCTTGGCACAGTTGGCACAAGGAAGCTTTTATCTAGCAAAAGTATATCTTCCTCGACATCTCGAAACTTGACAGGACTTGTTCCTAGATCTTCAAGAACTGCCCACTCTACTTTCACAAAGCAAAGGATCCAGTCTGTATATCCTTCAGCACAAATGACTCGCGAGTCACCTGACCTGAGGAAGGAAAACATGAAGCCTCTGGCGCGACTTGGAAATGTACCCACTCATTCAGACTGGAGGACATTTGATCGAAGCAAGAGCACTGCTGCAGGTATAGACAGTTATAAGGAAGAAAGACAGCCAAGGATTCATCACACGAGAAACAGCTCTGTTAGTTTTGGTGAACTGAAAGAACTCATACCACGAAATTCTGATAGTTCTAGTCTTGCTCTATCAAGCTTTCCAAGGGAGAACAATCAAAACACTGCCTCTAAAAAGATCCAAATTAGTGGCGAGCCTAAGACATTCCTCAGGAGAGGTGGTGGCATAGGTCCTGGTGCTGGTGCTTCCATTGCTAAATCGAGAGCTTCCAAGATTCCTGAGAGCCAAAGTAATGGAGAGGATGATGAAAAGTTGGTGAATCAGCAAGAATATTCAGCAGATATGGTCAGAAACACTGATGAAGAATTCGGAAGAACAAATGAATTAGGAAGTTCTGGTGATCATGAATATGTGGCTCAAGATGATGGTTCATCAGCTTTTACTCCAAATTTTGATGAGTCTTGTTCGAATGTGGATGAGGTGCCAGGAGAAAGGGACTTACATATTCATCCTTCCATCTCTTCTGTATACGAGGCATCTGATATTGATGGCTCTGTGGATTCTCCTAGAGGCAATTCAGACACCAGGAACACTCACCACCTTAACCTGATGCCGGAAGCTGATGCTGCTAGAGTAAGAAAGAAATGGGGCGGTGTTGAAAGACTTGTCTTTGCTACTAATGAATCTGATCAACCATTGAAGGACATCAAAAAAGTGTTCAAGAAATTGTTAAGATTTGGCAGCAAAAGCAAAAATGCTGAGAAGAGACTGAACGATTCGATATCCACCTCAACAGCATCCGAAGGTGGTGATGATACAGAAGATGGTTCCAAAATGGGAAGGCAGTCTGCTAGTGTTGTGTTGCATGAGGGAAGGATCTTCTATGAACAAG CACCACGTTCTCTCGTTTCTTTTCCACGTTTCAACAGCAGAGGAGCCGAAGTAAAAGCTTAG
- the LOC135617379 gene encoding uncharacterized protein LOC135617379, with translation MMIIWFHQTDRGYDGKYVLLGDTNARNRRIEEATSKATAFEDSSSPLSPFSPTDGALGNRNASFDPYPRSDQPLAFPSRFWPSVLEAVAAEERCARAGGEIVRSREIGRFARMARVTATGVPEKFQSIQLQEEFDTFDCDVHMFPDLQYLKKRSKIIEIVSVKDVIFVVAQSGLCAAFSRTTNKRICFLNISPGEIIRSIFYNKNDESLITVSVYASDHFSSLKCRTTPIEYIRRNQLDAGCPLFETESIKWPGFVEFCDMNCKILIYSSQDGTYKVFDLKNYSLLHSICDKDIVDIKISPSMMLLVYQRTLGHVPLKILSIEDGKVLKSFNHSLHRNKKVDFIEQFNEKLLVKQENENLQILDVWNSDLIEVSRTEFMTPSAFIFLYEKHLFLTFRNRTVAVWNVRGEQVASFEDHLLWHPDCNTNNIYITTDLDLIISSCKAENVCHDEGEVPSVGSINVGDILTGKCIAKICPLDPHLQIGPRKRGDAGRSTIGSTIKEALENVTALFYDEDRNEIYTGNEQGLVHVWSKPHISRDNLPACL, from the exons atgatgatcatttggtttcatcaaacTGATCGAGGGTATGATGGTAAATATGTGCTACTTGGGGACACTAACGCACGCaacagaagaatagaagaagcgaCATCGAAAGCTACAGCTTTTGAAGACAGCTCTTCTCCACTCTCCCCTTTCTCCCCCACCGATGGGGCTCTAGGGAACCGTAACGCTAGCTTCGATCCCTACCCCCGATCGGATCAGCCCCTGGCGTTTCCATCTCGTTTCTGGCCATCGGTGCTGGAGGCGGTGGCTGCAGAGGAGAGGTGCGCGCGCGCGGGAGGGGAGATAGTGAGGAGCCGCGAGATCGGCAGGTTCGCTCGGATGGCCCGAGTCACCGCCACGGGTGTGCCCGAGAAGTTTCAGAGTATCCAGCTCCAG GAAGAGTTTGACACCTTTGATTGCGACGTCCATATGTTTCCAGATCTACAATATCTGAAGAAGCGGTCTAAGATAATCGAGATTGTTTCTGTAAAGGATGTTATTTTCGTTGTTGCTCAGTCGGGTCTATGTGCTGCTTTTAGTAGAA CAACAAATAAAAGAATATGCTTCTTGAACATAAGCCCTGGTGAAATTATTAGAAGCATATTTTATAATAAGAATGATGAGTCTCTTATTACGGTGTCGGTTTATGCATCAGATCATTTCAGTTCATTGAAATGCAGGACAACTCCAATCGA ATATATTAGGAGAAATCAATTGGATGCCGGGTGTCCTCTTTTTGAAACTGAGTCAATAAAATGGCCTGGTTTTGTTgaattttgtgatatgaattgcaaaatactGATATATTCGAGCCAAGATGG CACATACAAGGTTTTTGACCTGAAGAACTACTCCTTACTGCACTCCATATGTGACAAAGATATAGTGGACATCAAAATAAG CCCCAGCATGATGCTGCTTGTGTACCAAAGAACTCTTGGTCATGTACCACTGAAGATACTGTCAATCGAAGATGGCAAAGTCTTGAAATCTTTTAATCACTCGCTACACCGCAACAAGAAGGTTGACTTCATCGAACAGTTCAATGAGAAGCTCCTGGTGAAGCAAGAAAATGAGAACCTGCAGATTCTTGAT GTGTGGAATTCAGATCTCATCGAAGTTAGCAGGACAGAGTTCATGACACCTTCTGCGTTCATCTTCCTCTATGAGAAACATCTTTTCTTGACATTTAGAAACAGGACTGTGGCAGTGTGGAATGTTCGTGGAGAGCAGGTTGCATCATTCGAGGACCACCTCCTGTGGCACCCAGATTGTAATACCAACAACATTTACATAACAACCGACCTGGACCTCATAATCTCCTCCTGCAAGGCCGAAAATGTATGCCATGATGAGGGAGAAG TGCCTTCTGTTGGTTCTATCAATGTGGGCGACATCCTCACCGGGAAGTGCATAGCAAAGATATGTCCGCTTGATCCTCATCTCCAGATTGGCCCTCGCAAGCGAGGAGATGCAGGCCGGTCTACCATCGGGAGTACCATCAAGGAAGCTCTCGAGAATGTCACTGCTCTCTTCTACGACGAGGACAGGAATGAGATCTACACCGGCAACGAGCAAGGTTTGGTTCATGTCTGGTCGAAGCCTCATATTAGCAGAGATAATCTCCCGGCCTGTCTATAA